The genomic DNA TGCTGATCACGCAGAGGGTCATAATGGAAGCGGTGCAGCACATCACGTCCATGGCGATGAAGATGTTGCAGAAGGCCCTGCCGAAGATCCACTCGCCCCCGATGAGGTCGGTGACGCTGACGAAGGGCATGACGGCCACGGCCACCGACAGGTCGGCCAAAGCCAGCGAGACGATGAGATAGTTGGAAGGCTGGCGGAGCTTCTTGACGAAGCAGACCGAGATGACCACCAAGCAGTTGCCCGCGATGGTCAGCAGGGTGATGAGCGTCAAGGCGGCCCCGATCACCACTTTCTCCACGTTGCCGTAGCTCAGGATCTGCTCGCCGCAATGCGTGGCGTTGCCCGGGCTGGGACCGGGGCTGCTCCCACCGACGCCTCCTCCGACGACGCCGCTGGGATTGGCGGTGACCCCTTGCAGGAGTTTCCCTCCGATCCCTAAACGGGGCGGATTCAAGGAGCCCGAAATCATCCTAGCCCCGCCGGTGCCACCCCGCAACGGCCGCTCCGGCGCCCAGGAGTCCGACGTGCCGCTAGCCAAGACGGGGCAGCTGCTGGCACCGTGGCAAACCAGCCCCATGTTGAGGAGGGCTACCCACGGTGCCCACCGCCGCCAGCCCGCATGCCCGCTGCTCCACGCGACGGCGGCGGTGGGTCCCAGCGCTCCGGCTGCTGCTTACGCCCCCCCGGCCGCCGAAGCTGCTCCTCTCTCGGCCCGCTTCACCTGGAGCCGGGGAGGGAGACCAAGCGCCGCTTCCCCGCCGCTGGCATCGTCTGCGGGGCTCCCTccggcgggcggcggcggcggcgcgggCGCAGAGCCAGGAGATCCGCCTCCGCAGGGCGCAGGGCCAGCTCGACGCCGACCCAGCTTCTTCTAAGCCGGCACCTCGCTCTTCGACGGCGGTGGCCGGGATCCCAAGTCGGGCTAGAAAGCGGGAACTTGGCGGAGCGCTTCCGTCGGTGGAGGAAGAAACCCTCCCGGGGGTTGGAGGCTACTCCAAGCCGCCTCTCCCCGCACGGAGCCCGAATCGTCGGGGAAGCTTCTGTGTTCTTTTGAGCGCCCCGAGCGTGCGTTTCCAAAAGTCCGTCGACTGGATGGCTTGCAAAAGAGACCCCGGAGAGGCTCCCTTCCTTCGCTCTTCTCCGCTAGCCGGCTGGGGTTTCTGCAGCCTCCGATGGGGCGGGTTTTCCTGGGCTTGCCACCGGCTTGGCTTTCCCTTCGTCGAACCGGTTGCGGGCATTGAAGCGCGCCCCGCGCAAGCTGGGCTTTTAGTGGCGTCAGAAGCAGCCAAGAAGCGGGGCGGTCTCGCAGTTTGAACGCGGCGAtttgtgtctttttttccccccctggctTCGCTTCTCTTCCCACCCAGCCGCAGGTGGGGAAAAGGACCCCCCCCGTGGTCTCGTTTAACGTTAGGCAGGGCGGGATTTGGCCGTCTTTGGCCGCTTTCTCCCAGCCACCATCCTGTTCCCCCCTCCGATGTGGTTCACTGGGAGACGATGTCTTTAAATAGCGATGTCTCTGCAGGGGATTTCCAGTCCTTCCCCCTCCGGCTCTTCCCTTATTCCTGGAGCTGCCACCGCAGTGCAGAGATGctggcttctttctttctgttttttttttaaagaaagtttacaacgaaagaagaaggGATTGACACACCTGTCTGGGAAAAAGAGCAGTCtgcttgaatttttatttttaaaggttgATGGTTTTTAGGAGATCAACAGACGGacgttaaaataataattaaaagactCTTGCGTTgatgcttagcaatagcaatagcagttagacttatataccgcttcatggggctttcagccctctctaagcggtttacagagtcagcatatcgcccccaacaatcagatagatagatagatagatagatagatagatagatagatagatagatagatagatagatagatagacagagatatagatagatagatagatagatagatagatagatagatagatagatagatagatagatagatagatagatagatagatagcaatagcagttagacttatataccgcttcatagggctttcagccctctctaagcggtttacagagtcagcatatcgccccaacaatcagatagatagacagacagacagacagacagatagatagatagacagagagatagatagatagatagatagacagagatatagatagatagatagatagatatagatagatagatagatagatagatgatagatagatagatagatagatgatagatagatagatagatagatagatgatagatagatagatagatagatgatagatagatgatagatagatagatagatagatgatagatagatagatagcaatagcagttagacttatataccgcttcatagggctttcagccctctctaagcggtttacagagtcagcatatcgcccccacagtctgggtcctcatttcacccaccttggaaggatggaaggctgagtcgaccttgagccagtgagatttgaacagccgaactgcagtcagctgaagtagcctgcagtgctgcatttaaccactgtgccacctcgcccCTGCTTCAGGAGATAGCTAGacccacatttaaaaaaaaaaacaggatagtGGGAGAAAAATTCACATTCGACTTCATTCGTGAGAAATGCACAGTCCAGATGGAGTTATATTGCAAATTTCCTTCTTTACCTGGTTCGTTTTCAGCCACCTCCCCTTCCTATGCTACACTAACCAGATataattggggtgggggagggattgCCATGGGAGAGGGagagtattaaaaattaaaaaaaaataggaaaaatgaatCTATGCaattttagctacacaatttgggatgaacacccttggagtggggtggaagtgggaatggatttccagagaaaaaaatactgcagactacaggaactaggatcgctactcaggtgatcctgaggacacagataaacctccaaggtttagtttagtttagtttaattttatttataggccgcccaatcccggaggactcgcTTACagcgagagaaagaaa from Thamnophis elegans isolate rThaEle1 chromosome 15, rThaEle1.pri, whole genome shotgun sequence includes the following:
- the LOC116518359 gene encoding 5-hydroxytryptamine receptor 7-like; translated protein: MGLVCHGASSCPVLASGTSDSWAPERPLRGGTGGARMISGSLNPPRLGIGGKLLQGVTANPSGVVGGGVGGSSPGPSPGNATHCGEQILSYGNVEKVVIGAALTLITLLTIAGNCLVVISVCFVKKLRQPSNYLIVSLALADLSVAVAVMPFVSVTDLIGGEWIFGRAFCNIFIAMDVMCCTASIMTLCVISIDR